The following are encoded together in the Coregonus clupeaformis isolate EN_2021a chromosome 24, ASM2061545v1, whole genome shotgun sequence genome:
- the LOC121538408 gene encoding lysosomal amino acid transporter 1 homolog isoform X1, producing the protein MPVFQVSKQTSEKGIVVPPWTHFNNRPRISLNMGSADGVLMRGSFGWNTDGNFSSVCPNGSVWVWEGLGECAQDARDMASVILGLLSIVCFMVSSLPQYYSSCKSGNMDSALSIWFLLLWLGGDSCNLVGSFLADQLPLQAYTAVYYVLADLLMLGLYFYYVAKHKMNNNRSVLNVVGVVYVLGFSASLVALPGSGSQQDVVLSGFKGRALLSTTVDGVKAFSTKEIIGFTIGSISSVLYLCSRLPQMHTNYTRKSTEGVSYFLFALVILGNTTYGLSVLLKNPEQGQGEGSYVIHHLPWLIGSLGTLSLDVLISIQFLIYRNNAPLELESQHDERAALLDK; encoded by the exons ATGCCTGTATTTCAAG TCAGCAAACAGACGTCTGAAAAGGGCATCGTTGTTCCTCCCTGGACACACTTCAATAACCGACCGAGAATCAG CCTGAATATGGGGTCAGCTGATGGTGTCCTCATGCGGGGGTCCTTTGGATGGAACACTGATGGAAACTTCAGCTCTGTGTGCCCCAATGGGTCGGTATGGGTTTGGGAAGGGCTGGGGGAATGTGCCCAGGATGCCAGGGACATGGCCAGTGTCATCCTGGGTCTGCTGTCTATAGTGTGCTTCATGGTTTCTTCTCTGCC GCAGTACTACAGCTCTTGTAAGAGTGGGAATATGGACAGCGCCTTGTCCATTTGGTTTCTGTTACTGTGGCTGGGGGGCGACTCCTGCAATCTTGTAGGCTCATTCTTAGCTGACCAACTGCCGCTACAG GCATACACAGCAGTGTATTATGTCCTGGCTGACTTATTGATGCTGGGATTGTACTTTTACTACGTAGCTAAGCACAAGATGAATAACA ACAGGTCGGTTCTAAATGTAGTTGGTGTGGTCTATGTACTGGGCTTCTCTGCCAGCCTCGTTGCCTTACCTGGGTCAGGGTCCCAACAGGATGTGGTCCTCTCTGGGTTCAAGGGGCGGGCCTTGCTGTCAACCACTGTGGACGGTGTTAAG GCTTTCAGCACCAAGGAGATCATTGGGTTTACCATTGGCTCCATATCCTCAGTGCTCTACCTCTGCTCCAGACTGCCACAGATGCACACTAAT TACACAAGGAAGTCGACGGAGGGTGTGTCCTACTTCCTGTTTGCCCTGGTCATCCTGGGTAACACTACGTACGGCCTGAGCGTGCTGCTGAAGAACCCTGAGCAGGGCCAGGGAGAGGGAAGCTACGTCATCCACCACCTGCCCTGGCTCATAGGCAGCCTGGGCACCCTCTCTCTAGACGTCCTG ATCTCCATACAGTTCCTGATATACCGCAATAACGCCCCTCTAGAGTTGGAATCGCAGCACGATGAGAGAGCTGCTCTGCTGGACAAATGA
- the LOC121538408 gene encoding lysosomal amino acid transporter 1 homolog isoform X2, whose amino-acid sequence MSLNMGSADGVLMRGSFGWNTDGNFSSVCPNGSVWVWEGLGECAQDARDMASVILGLLSIVCFMVSSLPQYYSSCKSGNMDSALSIWFLLLWLGGDSCNLVGSFLADQLPLQAYTAVYYVLADLLMLGLYFYYVAKHKMNNNRSVLNVVGVVYVLGFSASLVALPGSGSQQDVVLSGFKGRALLSTTVDGVKAFSTKEIIGFTIGSISSVLYLCSRLPQMHTNYTRKSTEGVSYFLFALVILGNTTYGLSVLLKNPEQGQGEGSYVIHHLPWLIGSLGTLSLDVLISIQFLIYRNNAPLELESQHDERAALLDK is encoded by the exons ATGAGCCTGAATATGGGGTCAGCTGATGGTGTCCTCATGCGGGGGTCCTTTGGATGGAACACTGATGGAAACTTCAGCTCTGTGTGCCCCAATGGGTCGGTATGGGTTTGGGAAGGGCTGGGGGAATGTGCCCAGGATGCCAGGGACATGGCCAGTGTCATCCTGGGTCTGCTGTCTATAGTGTGCTTCATGGTTTCTTCTCTGCC GCAGTACTACAGCTCTTGTAAGAGTGGGAATATGGACAGCGCCTTGTCCATTTGGTTTCTGTTACTGTGGCTGGGGGGCGACTCCTGCAATCTTGTAGGCTCATTCTTAGCTGACCAACTGCCGCTACAG GCATACACAGCAGTGTATTATGTCCTGGCTGACTTATTGATGCTGGGATTGTACTTTTACTACGTAGCTAAGCACAAGATGAATAACA ACAGGTCGGTTCTAAATGTAGTTGGTGTGGTCTATGTACTGGGCTTCTCTGCCAGCCTCGTTGCCTTACCTGGGTCAGGGTCCCAACAGGATGTGGTCCTCTCTGGGTTCAAGGGGCGGGCCTTGCTGTCAACCACTGTGGACGGTGTTAAG GCTTTCAGCACCAAGGAGATCATTGGGTTTACCATTGGCTCCATATCCTCAGTGCTCTACCTCTGCTCCAGACTGCCACAGATGCACACTAAT TACACAAGGAAGTCGACGGAGGGTGTGTCCTACTTCCTGTTTGCCCTGGTCATCCTGGGTAACACTACGTACGGCCTGAGCGTGCTGCTGAAGAACCCTGAGCAGGGCCAGGGAGAGGGAAGCTACGTCATCCACCACCTGCCCTGGCTCATAGGCAGCCTGGGCACCCTCTCTCTAGACGTCCTG ATCTCCATACAGTTCCTGATATACCGCAATAACGCCCCTCTAGAGTTGGAATCGCAGCACGATGAGAGAGCTGCTCTGCTGGACAAATGA
- the LOC121538408 gene encoding lysosomal amino acid transporter 1 homolog isoform X3, with protein sequence MGSADGVLMRGSFGWNTDGNFSSVCPNGSVWVWEGLGECAQDARDMASVILGLLSIVCFMVSSLPQYYSSCKSGNMDSALSIWFLLLWLGGDSCNLVGSFLADQLPLQAYTAVYYVLADLLMLGLYFYYVAKHKMNNNRSVLNVVGVVYVLGFSASLVALPGSGSQQDVVLSGFKGRALLSTTVDGVKAFSTKEIIGFTIGSISSVLYLCSRLPQMHTNYTRKSTEGVSYFLFALVILGNTTYGLSVLLKNPEQGQGEGSYVIHHLPWLIGSLGTLSLDVLISIQFLIYRNNAPLELESQHDERAALLDK encoded by the exons ATGGGGTCAGCTGATGGTGTCCTCATGCGGGGGTCCTTTGGATGGAACACTGATGGAAACTTCAGCTCTGTGTGCCCCAATGGGTCGGTATGGGTTTGGGAAGGGCTGGGGGAATGTGCCCAGGATGCCAGGGACATGGCCAGTGTCATCCTGGGTCTGCTGTCTATAGTGTGCTTCATGGTTTCTTCTCTGCC GCAGTACTACAGCTCTTGTAAGAGTGGGAATATGGACAGCGCCTTGTCCATTTGGTTTCTGTTACTGTGGCTGGGGGGCGACTCCTGCAATCTTGTAGGCTCATTCTTAGCTGACCAACTGCCGCTACAG GCATACACAGCAGTGTATTATGTCCTGGCTGACTTATTGATGCTGGGATTGTACTTTTACTACGTAGCTAAGCACAAGATGAATAACA ACAGGTCGGTTCTAAATGTAGTTGGTGTGGTCTATGTACTGGGCTTCTCTGCCAGCCTCGTTGCCTTACCTGGGTCAGGGTCCCAACAGGATGTGGTCCTCTCTGGGTTCAAGGGGCGGGCCTTGCTGTCAACCACTGTGGACGGTGTTAAG GCTTTCAGCACCAAGGAGATCATTGGGTTTACCATTGGCTCCATATCCTCAGTGCTCTACCTCTGCTCCAGACTGCCACAGATGCACACTAAT TACACAAGGAAGTCGACGGAGGGTGTGTCCTACTTCCTGTTTGCCCTGGTCATCCTGGGTAACACTACGTACGGCCTGAGCGTGCTGCTGAAGAACCCTGAGCAGGGCCAGGGAGAGGGAAGCTACGTCATCCACCACCTGCCCTGGCTCATAGGCAGCCTGGGCACCCTCTCTCTAGACGTCCTG ATCTCCATACAGTTCCTGATATACCGCAATAACGCCCCTCTAGAGTTGGAATCGCAGCACGATGAGAGAGCTGCTCTGCTGGACAAATGA